A stretch of Bacillus pseudomycoides DNA encodes these proteins:
- a CDS encoding GAF domain-containing sensor histidine kinase — translation MFQENRINELAILKEIAETLNTSNDTYHVLQAVLEKLLHVTGLTTGWIFLADENGRYTKLIDYHLPAALSFQNKRPMCEGECWCLRRFVEGKLERAVNIIECKRINNAIENNWGDTEGILHHATVPLKAGGEEFGVLNVASPGKTHFSEEELMLLQSVALQIGTALKRTKLYENEKKRAHYYVKLERFIQELRKIHKLNTLSEEVVKQVGDVFLWEQVAFFIREEKKLSMRAFRKKHTLKEDSGLERAAKEALEKNRPILMKRQVGNSVHPNGSIIAAPIHIRNHVFGVLCVSSNKGEFDTNAVDVLQALTNHISLMIENLRLNEQRRELVRMEERNRLARDLHDSVSQKLFSLTFMTKGAEAVLKGQNERVDQSLHEMRELAQGALKEMRTLIWQLRPAGLEKGLLPALKQYGENLGLKIREQVKGVRELPRVVEETLWRIGQEALNNVSKHAEVIEATIYLKVTEKEVSLEVVDYGTGFIEKNIKEKKSLGMTTMRERAELIGGWITIVSEKKRTSIKVIVPL, via the coding sequence ATGTTTCAAGAGAACCGTATAAATGAATTAGCTATATTAAAAGAGATTGCAGAAACATTAAATACATCTAATGATACATATCATGTGTTGCAAGCGGTATTAGAGAAATTGCTGCATGTAACAGGATTAACAACAGGGTGGATTTTTCTTGCTGATGAAAATGGCAGGTATACAAAATTAATTGATTATCATTTACCGGCAGCGCTTTCCTTTCAAAATAAAAGGCCAATGTGTGAAGGAGAATGCTGGTGTTTACGCCGTTTTGTAGAGGGGAAATTAGAGCGAGCGGTTAATATTATTGAATGTAAAAGAATTAATAATGCGATTGAAAATAATTGGGGTGACACAGAAGGGATTCTTCATCATGCAACTGTCCCATTAAAAGCTGGTGGAGAAGAGTTTGGTGTACTAAATGTAGCGAGTCCAGGAAAAACACATTTTTCTGAAGAAGAATTGATGTTATTACAATCTGTTGCCTTGCAAATTGGAACAGCTTTAAAACGCACGAAATTATATGAAAATGAAAAGAAACGTGCTCATTATTATGTGAAACTAGAGCGTTTTATTCAGGAACTAAGAAAGATTCATAAGTTAAATACATTGTCAGAAGAAGTTGTAAAACAAGTGGGAGATGTATTTCTATGGGAACAAGTTGCGTTTTTTATACGAGAAGAGAAGAAATTATCCATGCGAGCTTTCCGTAAGAAGCATACATTGAAAGAAGATTCGGGTTTAGAAAGGGCGGCAAAGGAAGCGTTAGAAAAGAACCGACCTATTTTAATGAAAAGACAAGTTGGAAATAGTGTTCATCCTAACGGTTCTATTATTGCAGCTCCAATACATATTCGAAATCATGTGTTTGGTGTTTTATGTGTGAGTTCAAACAAGGGTGAGTTTGATACAAATGCTGTAGATGTTCTTCAAGCGTTAACGAATCACATTTCATTAATGATTGAGAACTTACGATTAAATGAACAGCGCCGCGAGCTTGTCAGAATGGAAGAACGTAACCGTTTGGCCAGGGATTTACACGATTCAGTTTCACAAAAACTATTTTCATTAACCTTCATGACAAAGGGAGCAGAAGCTGTTTTGAAGGGACAAAATGAGAGAGTGGATCAGTCTCTTCATGAGATGAGGGAGTTAGCGCAAGGGGCTTTAAAAGAAATGCGGACACTTATTTGGCAGCTTCGGCCAGCGGGATTAGAAAAGGGGTTACTACCAGCCTTAAAGCAATATGGTGAAAACTTAGGTTTAAAGATTCGTGAGCAAGTTAAAGGTGTGCGTGAGTTACCGCGTGTAGTGGAAGAAACATTATGGCGAATTGGACAAGAGGCTTTAAATAATGTGAGTAAGCATGCGGAGGTAATAGAGGCGACAATTTATTTGAAAGTAACAGAGAAAGAAGTGTCCTTAGAGGTAGTTGATTATGGCACTGGTTTTATAGAAAAGAATATAAAAGAGAAAAAATCGCTCGGTATGACAACAATGCGTGAACGCGCAGAGTTAATTGGCGGATGGATTACGATTGTAAGTGAGAAAAAGCGAACAAGTATAAAAGTTATCGTCCCATTATAA
- the pdxK gene encoding pyridoxine/pyridoxal/pyridoxamine kinase, whose protein sequence is MTLNKALTIAGSDTSGGAGIQADLKTFQELGVYGMTSLTTIVTMDPHNGWAHNVFPIPASTLKPQLETTIEGVGVDALKTGMLGSVEIIEMVAETIEKHNLQNVVVDPVMVCKGADEALHPETNDCLRDVLVPKALVVTPNLFEAYQLSGVKINSLEDMKEAAKKIHALGTKYVLIKGGSKLGTETAIDVLYDGETFDFLESEKIDTTNTHGAGCTYSAAITAELAKGKSVKEAVAIAKEFITAAIRHSFKLNEYIGPTHHGAYRKFSAGKELV, encoded by the coding sequence ATGACATTAAACAAAGCACTTACAATCGCTGGTTCTGACACAAGCGGGGGCGCTGGTATACAAGCGGATTTAAAAACGTTCCAAGAACTTGGCGTATACGGAATGACGTCTCTTACAACAATCGTAACGATGGATCCGCATAACGGCTGGGCACATAACGTATTTCCTATTCCAGCTTCTACACTCAAACCACAATTAGAAACAACAATTGAAGGTGTTGGTGTTGACGCTTTAAAAACGGGTATGCTTGGATCTGTTGAAATCATTGAAATGGTTGCTGAAACAATTGAAAAGCATAATCTACAAAATGTAGTAGTAGACCCAGTTATGGTTTGTAAAGGTGCAGATGAAGCTTTGCATCCTGAAACAAATGACTGCTTACGCGATGTACTTGTTCCAAAAGCATTAGTTGTTACACCAAACTTATTTGAAGCATACCAATTAAGCGGCGTAAAAATTAATTCTCTTGAAGACATGAAAGAAGCTGCGAAAAAAATCCATGCTTTAGGTACAAAATATGTGCTAATTAAAGGTGGTAGCAAACTAGGTACAGAAACTGCAATCGACGTATTGTACGATGGAGAAACATTCGATTTTCTAGAATCAGAGAAAATTGATACAACAAATACACACGGTGCAGGTTGTACATACTCTGCAGCAATTACAGCAGAACTTGCAAAAGGTAAATCTGTAAAAGAAGCAGTAGCAATTGCCAAAGAATTCATCACAGCTGCGATTCGCCACTCTTTCAAATTAAACGAATACATCGGACCAACACATCACGGTGCATATCGTAAATTTTCTGCTGGAAAAGAACTTGTATAA
- a CDS encoding YbdD/YjiX family protein: MLKKLGKVWKSRKQFISLLVGVPSYETYVTHMKQHHPEEPILCRKQFFAEAQEARFNAKGGKISRCC; this comes from the coding sequence ATGCTTAAAAAATTGGGGAAGGTGTGGAAATCGCGAAAGCAATTTATTAGTTTGCTTGTTGGAGTACCAAGTTATGAAACGTATGTTACTCATATGAAACAGCACCACCCAGAAGAACCGATTCTATGTCGAAAACAGTTTTTTGCAGAGGCGCAAGAAGCTAGGTTCAATGCGAAAGGTGGAAAAATATCAAGGTGCTGTTGA
- the cstA gene encoding carbon starvation CstA family protein, whose translation MRTFKSILLWGVIAALGAAGFGVIALSQGETINAVWLLVAAVSVYAVAYRFYSRFIARKVFELDNNRQTPAETLNDGKDYVPTNKWVLFGHHFAAIAGAGPLVGPILAAQMGYLPGTIWIIVGVVIAGAVQDFVILFASMRRNGKSLGEMIKDEIGPVTGLIAMIGILGIMIILLAVLALVVVKALVGSPWGMFTIAATIPIAILMGVYMRYIRPGRVGEGSVIGIILLLLSLVGGQYVAENPTLASMFTFSGETIAIMLIVYGFIASALPVWMLLAPRDYLSTFLKVGTIVGLAIGILIVAPNLQMPAVSKFIDGTGPVFSGNLFPFLFITIACGAVSGFHALVSSGTTPKMIEREGHAQPIGYGAMLMESFVAAMAMIAACVLTPGTYFAINSPAALIGTDVSQAAQVISSWGFAITPNELKELAVNVGEQTILSRTGGAPTLAIGMAYIFSQVIGGTAMMAFWYHFAILFEALFILTTIDAGTRVGRFMIQDILGHVYKPFAKTDSTLANVIATTLCVLGWGYFLYQGVVDPLGGINTLWPLFGIANQMLAGIALLLGTTILFKMGKKAYVWVTLIPTVGLLIVTMTAGYQKLFHENPKIGFLSHAKVFQNALDEGKILAPAKNVAQMKQIIFNDYIDAALCGIFMLVVIAVLISAIRIWIKVLQNKATPLKEAPYIPRDESESRNYA comes from the coding sequence GTGAGGACATTTAAGTCAATTTTACTTTGGGGTGTAATCGCAGCATTAGGAGCAGCTGGATTTGGGGTAATTGCTTTATCACAAGGCGAAACGATTAATGCTGTATGGTTATTAGTCGCAGCAGTTTCTGTGTATGCGGTTGCGTATCGTTTTTATAGTAGATTTATTGCACGAAAAGTATTTGAACTAGATAATAATCGGCAAACGCCTGCTGAGACGCTAAACGATGGAAAGGATTATGTTCCGACAAATAAATGGGTATTATTTGGACATCACTTTGCAGCAATTGCTGGAGCGGGACCACTAGTAGGACCAATTTTAGCAGCACAGATGGGATATTTACCAGGGACAATTTGGATTATCGTTGGAGTTGTAATTGCTGGGGCAGTGCAAGATTTTGTTATTTTATTTGCTTCAATGAGACGTAATGGAAAGTCATTAGGTGAAATGATTAAAGATGAGATTGGTCCTGTAACAGGATTGATCGCGATGATTGGTATTTTAGGTATTATGATTATTTTATTAGCAGTATTAGCTTTAGTAGTTGTGAAAGCACTTGTTGGTAGTCCGTGGGGAATGTTTACAATTGCAGCGACAATTCCAATCGCTATTTTAATGGGTGTTTATATGCGTTACATTCGCCCTGGACGCGTTGGAGAAGGATCGGTTATCGGTATTATTTTACTTCTATTATCCCTTGTAGGAGGACAGTATGTAGCTGAGAATCCTACGCTTGCAAGTATGTTTACTTTTAGTGGTGAAACAATTGCAATTATGCTTATTGTATATGGTTTTATTGCGTCGGCATTGCCAGTGTGGATGCTCCTTGCTCCGCGTGATTATTTAAGCACATTTTTAAAGGTTGGTACGATTGTTGGGCTAGCAATTGGCATTTTAATTGTAGCGCCAAACTTACAAATGCCGGCTGTGTCTAAGTTTATTGATGGAACAGGCCCTGTGTTTTCTGGAAACCTATTTCCGTTTTTATTTATTACAATTGCTTGCGGGGCAGTATCAGGATTCCATGCTTTAGTTTCTTCTGGTACTACGCCGAAGATGATTGAAAGAGAAGGGCATGCCCAGCCAATTGGTTACGGAGCAATGTTAATGGAATCGTTCGTTGCAGCGATGGCAATGATTGCGGCTTGTGTATTAACACCAGGAACGTACTTTGCAATTAACAGTCCAGCAGCTCTTATCGGGACAGATGTCTCGCAAGCAGCGCAAGTGATTTCTTCTTGGGGATTTGCAATTACACCAAATGAATTAAAAGAGCTGGCTGTAAACGTTGGTGAACAAACGATATTGTCAAGGACAGGTGGCGCACCAACATTAGCAATTGGAATGGCCTACATCTTTTCACAAGTAATCGGTGGAACTGCGATGATGGCATTTTGGTATCATTTTGCTATTTTATTTGAAGCACTATTTATTTTAACTACAATTGATGCGGGTACACGTGTAGGACGATTTATGATCCAAGATATTTTAGGTCACGTATATAAACCATTTGCCAAAACAGATTCTACACTGGCTAATGTTATTGCAACAACTTTATGTGTGTTAGGATGGGGGTATTTCTTATACCAAGGTGTAGTTGATCCGCTTGGTGGGATTAATACATTATGGCCTCTCTTTGGAATTGCTAACCAAATGCTAGCTGGAATCGCCTTATTACTTGGAACGACGATATTGTTTAAAATGGGGAAAAAGGCGTACGTTTGGGTTACGCTTATCCCAACGGTAGGTTTGCTCATTGTAACGATGACAGCAGGCTATCAAAAATTATTCCATGAGAATCCGAAAATTGGCTTTTTATCGCATGCAAAAGTATTTCAAAATGCTTTAGATGAAGGGAAAATACTAGCACCGGCCAAAAATGTAGCGCAGATGAAGCAAATTATTTTTAATGATTATATCGATGCTGCACTTTGTGGTATTTTCATGTTAGTTGTAATAGCAGTTCTGATTTCGGCCATTCGTATATGGATTAAAGTGTTGCAAAATAAAGCAACCCCATTAAAAGAAGCACCATATATTCCGAGAGATGAAAGTGAGTCGAGAAATTATGCTTAA
- a CDS encoding LytTR family DNA-binding domain-containing protein, whose amino-acid sequence MKILLIMEETENRNRLIETFTENKGNVECFEAETGMQSLQVAKKYTPDFVFLDTQLKDGTGFEFSSLLQQLSSDTKFIFIGENIEEAIMAFRFQAFYYLLRPFRTEDLQFLLHRIEQEKGKSIKNHLRKLPIESHEGITYLFPEDIVYVSKNKENKTVSIYTTNNQYISTYTLQELENKLTAYDFLRVHKSYLINVMYVQELKPYYNGTYNLYLERYDEQPIPVSRNYVKRLRNKMEL is encoded by the coding sequence ATGAAAATTTTACTTATCATGGAAGAGACAGAAAATAGGAATCGATTAATTGAGACGTTTACAGAAAATAAGGGAAATGTAGAGTGCTTTGAGGCAGAAACAGGAATGCAATCTTTACAAGTGGCCAAAAAATATACTCCGGATTTCGTTTTTTTAGACACACAATTAAAGGATGGAACGGGATTTGAATTCTCTAGTTTATTACAACAATTAAGTAGTGATACAAAGTTTATTTTTATTGGTGAAAATATCGAAGAGGCTATAATGGCTTTTCGTTTTCAAGCATTTTATTATTTACTACGACCTTTTCGTACTGAAGATTTGCAATTTCTTTTGCATAGAATAGAGCAAGAAAAAGGAAAGAGTATAAAAAATCATTTGCGCAAACTTCCGATTGAAAGTCATGAAGGAATTACGTATCTTTTCCCAGAGGATATTGTATATGTAAGTAAAAATAAGGAGAATAAAACTGTCTCGATCTATACAACAAATAATCAGTATATTTCAACATATACACTCCAAGAATTGGAAAATAAATTAACTGCATATGATTTTTTGCGCGTTCATAAAAGTTATTTAATAAATGTCATGTATGTTCAGGAACTAAAGCCTTATTATAATGGAACTTATAATCTTTATTTGGAAAGGTATGATGAGCAGCCGATTCCTGTTAGTCGAAATTATGTAAAACGACTTCGAAATAAAATGGAACTATGA
- a CDS encoding MFS transporter: MGNVKEISKRKLLGIAGLGWLFDAMDVGMLSFVIVALQKEWGLSSQEMGWIGSINSIGMAVGALVFGVLADKMGRKSVFIITLLLFSIGSGLTALTTTLTMFLILRFLIGMGLGGELPVASTLVSESVEAHERGRIVVLLESFWAGGWLIAALISYFVIPNYGWQIAMVLSAIPALYALYLRWNLPDSPRFERVEKKQSVIANIKAVWSGEYRKATIMLWVLWFCVVFSYYGMFLWLPSVMVLKGFSLIKSFQYVLIMTLAQLPGYFTAAWFIERLGRKFVLVTYLIGTACSAYVFGVAESLTTLLVAGMLLSFFNLGAWGALYAYTPEQYPTVIRGTGAGMAAAFGRIGGILGPLLVGYLVASQTSLSLIFTIFCSSILIGVLAVVVLGQETKQRELV, translated from the coding sequence GTGGGGAATGTAAAAGAAATTTCAAAACGCAAGCTTCTTGGAATAGCGGGGCTGGGGTGGTTATTTGATGCAATGGATGTTGGGATGCTATCATTTGTCATCGTGGCACTACAAAAGGAGTGGGGACTAAGTAGTCAAGAGATGGGCTGGATAGGAAGCATCAATTCTATCGGGATGGCTGTCGGGGCACTTGTATTTGGGGTATTAGCAGATAAGATGGGAAGAAAATCGGTCTTTATTATAACGTTATTATTATTTTCTATTGGTAGTGGTTTAACTGCATTAACAACAACATTGACTATGTTTCTCATATTGCGTTTTTTAATCGGTATGGGTCTTGGAGGGGAATTACCAGTCGCTTCGACGCTTGTATCTGAAAGTGTTGAGGCTCATGAACGTGGAAGAATTGTTGTATTACTAGAAAGTTTTTGGGCGGGTGGTTGGTTAATTGCAGCTTTAATTTCTTATTTTGTCATTCCGAACTACGGTTGGCAAATAGCGATGGTATTAAGTGCGATTCCAGCTCTTTATGCGCTATATTTACGATGGAATTTACCGGATTCACCAAGGTTTGAAAGGGTTGAGAAAAAACAATCTGTTATTGCAAATATAAAAGCGGTTTGGTCTGGAGAATACAGAAAAGCAACAATTATGCTATGGGTTTTATGGTTCTGTGTGGTCTTTTCTTATTATGGTATGTTCCTTTGGCTGCCAAGTGTGATGGTGTTAAAAGGATTTAGTTTAATAAAAAGTTTCCAGTACGTGTTAATTATGACTTTGGCACAGCTGCCAGGGTATTTTACTGCTGCATGGTTTATTGAACGCCTCGGCCGTAAATTTGTGTTAGTTACGTATTTAATTGGCACAGCATGTAGTGCTTACGTCTTTGGAGTAGCTGAATCGCTTACGACATTGTTAGTAGCAGGAATGCTATTGTCCTTCTTTAATCTAGGAGCATGGGGTGCGCTATATGCATATACACCTGAGCAGTATCCGACAGTGATTCGCGGTACTGGCGCTGGTATGGCTGCAGCATTTGGTCGGATTGGTGGTATTCTCGGTCCGTTGTTAGTAGGATACCTTGTCGCTTCGCAAACTTCTCTTTCTTTAATCTTTACAATCTTTTGCAGTTCCATTTTAATAGGGGTGCTTGCAGTGGTTGTGCTTGGTCAGGAAACAAAGCAGCGAGAATTGGTATAA